In Tachysurus vachellii isolate PV-2020 chromosome 12, HZAU_Pvac_v1, whole genome shotgun sequence, the following are encoded in one genomic region:
- the ptrhd1 gene encoding putative peptidyl-tRNA hydrolase PTRHD1: MAAPGSGGATKRLVQYVVVRSDLIHALSWPLGAVITQACHAATAAIHVNYSDPDTQEYLSDLDNMHKVVLQAADEASLTHLSTTLSEKGIAHKLWMEQPENIATCLALKPYPKDTVQPFLRKFKLFK; this comes from the exons ATGGCGGCGCCCGGTAGCGGCGGTGCCACTAAACGCCTTGTGCAGTATGTTGTAGTTCGGTCGGATTTAATACACGCCTTGTCGTGGCCTTTAGGAGCGGTTATAACGCAGGCGTGTCACGCCGCCACTGCTGCCATTCACGTGAACTACAGCGACCCGGACACGCAGGAATACCTGTCAGACCTGGACAACATGCACAAAGTGGTGCTGCAG GCAGCAGATGAAGCGAGTCTGACTCACTTATCCACGACGCTCAGCGAGAAAGGCATCGCACACAAGCTGTGGATGGAGCAGCCGGAGAATATCGCCACCTGCCTAGCGCTGAAACCCTACCCCAAGGACACGGTGCAGCCTTTCCTCAGAAAGTTCAAGCTCTTCAAATGA